A genome region from Streptomyces sp. NBC_01296 includes the following:
- a CDS encoding ABC transporter ATP-binding protein: MQHPPRPPHPRPHPAVRLDRVGKRYAGAADAYAVHDVTLDIAPGEFFSLLGPSGCGKTTLLRMIGGFADPTEGSVLLDGEDVTGLPPDKRNVNTVFQSYALFDHLSLADNVAFGLKRKGVARAEIRERVAGMLDLVQLGHLAARKPPTLSGGQRQRVALARALVNRPQVLLLDEPLAALDLKLRRRMQVELKQIQREVGITFVFVTHDQDEALTMSDRIAVMNEGRIEQCGTPEDVYERPAGTFTASFMGTSNLVSGTYRSGEVVLDQGPALPVGLRSAVPDGTAVSLSIRPEKIWLSDFEPGMARVGGVVRETVYGGATTTYLIELAPGVTVSVLEQNTDRSRMEDRWSGGERVEIGWKPEHCLVLD; encoded by the coding sequence ATGCAGCACCCTCCCCGTCCCCCGCACCCCCGCCCGCACCCCGCAGTCCGGCTCGACCGGGTCGGCAAGCGGTACGCCGGCGCCGCCGACGCGTACGCCGTCCACGACGTCACCCTCGACATCGCCCCGGGCGAGTTCTTCTCCCTCCTGGGCCCCTCCGGCTGCGGAAAGACCACCCTGCTGCGGATGATCGGCGGATTCGCCGATCCCACGGAGGGCAGCGTCCTGCTCGACGGCGAGGACGTCACCGGGCTGCCGCCCGACAAGCGCAACGTCAACACCGTCTTCCAGAGCTACGCCCTCTTCGACCACCTCTCCCTCGCGGACAACGTGGCCTTCGGCCTCAAGCGCAAGGGCGTGGCCCGCGCCGAGATCCGCGAGCGGGTCGCCGGCATGCTCGACCTCGTACAGCTCGGGCACCTGGCCGCCCGCAAGCCGCCCACGCTCTCCGGCGGCCAGCGCCAGCGCGTGGCCCTCGCCCGCGCCCTGGTCAACCGCCCCCAAGTGCTGCTGCTGGACGAGCCGCTGGCCGCCCTCGACCTGAAACTGCGCCGCCGGATGCAGGTCGAACTCAAGCAGATCCAGCGCGAGGTCGGCATCACCTTCGTCTTCGTCACCCACGACCAGGACGAGGCGCTGACCATGTCGGACCGCATCGCGGTCATGAACGAGGGCCGCATCGAGCAGTGCGGCACGCCGGAGGACGTGTACGAGCGCCCCGCCGGCACCTTCACGGCCTCCTTCATGGGCACCTCCAACCTCGTTTCCGGGACCTACCGCTCCGGCGAGGTCGTCCTGGACCAGGGCCCCGCGCTGCCCGTCGGCCTGCGCTCCGCGGTCCCCGACGGCACCGCGGTCAGCCTTTCGATCCGGCCGGAGAAGATCTGGCTCTCCGACTTCGAACCGGGCATGGCCCGGGTGGGCGGAGTCGTACGGGAGACCGTCTACGGCGGTGCGACCACCACCTACCTCATCGAACTGGCGCCGGGCGTGACGGTGTCCGTGCTGGAGCAGAACACCGACCGTTCCCGCATGGAGGACCGCTGGAGCGGCGGCGAGCGCGTCGAGATCGGCTGGAAGCCCGAACACTGCCTGGTCCTCGACTGA